In the genome of Paenibacillus antri, one region contains:
- a CDS encoding DegT/DnrJ/EryC1/StrS family aminotransferase, translating to MANRIEELALFGGAKTKTTPFGAGKRFGAEELRELEEALNQNTLFYHFGNKVKTFLSDFNSMYDVTYSVATSSGTAAIHVALGAAGVTVGDEVITSPITDAGTVIGILYQNAIPAFADLEPETYNMSPASIEARITKRTKAIVVVHLAGNPCDMDAIMDIARRHKLVVIEDCAQAYLTRYKGKLVGTIGDYGCFSTNDFKHISTGDGGIVTINSGEDMDYMTAHAFADKNYSRFGAVVQRDITGLAPNYRMTELQGAVGIAQLKKLGRICERRTVLGDRITQGIAGAPGIRPHRVEAGNRCTYWFYMLRLDLSALDCTREQFCRALEAEGVPNRAGYIPSVLYMQPMFQNRSAYKNSAFPFELSDVAYDAGSCPEAEAILETAVQIPVSEFYSDEDAEAIAAAVRKVASAYSKR from the coding sequence ATGGCTAACCGAATCGAGGAGCTGGCTCTCTTCGGAGGCGCCAAGACGAAGACGACGCCGTTCGGCGCGGGGAAGCGCTTCGGCGCGGAAGAGCTCCGCGAGCTGGAGGAGGCGCTGAACCAAAATACCTTATTTTACCACTTTGGCAATAAGGTGAAGACGTTCCTCTCCGACTTCAATTCCATGTATGATGTTACCTACAGCGTGGCGACCTCGTCCGGCACCGCCGCCATTCACGTGGCGCTCGGCGCCGCGGGCGTCACGGTCGGCGACGAGGTCATTACGAGCCCGATCACCGACGCGGGCACCGTCATCGGCATTTTGTATCAGAACGCGATTCCGGCGTTCGCGGATCTCGAGCCGGAGACGTACAACATGAGCCCGGCTTCGATCGAAGCGCGCATCACGAAGCGGACGAAGGCGATCGTCGTCGTCCATCTGGCGGGCAATCCGTGCGACATGGACGCGATCATGGACATCGCCCGGAGGCATAAGCTCGTCGTGATCGAGGATTGCGCGCAAGCGTACCTTACGCGGTATAAGGGCAAGCTCGTCGGTACGATCGGCGACTACGGCTGCTTCAGCACGAACGACTTCAAGCATATTTCGACCGGCGACGGCGGCATCGTTACGATCAATTCGGGAGAGGACATGGATTACATGACCGCTCACGCGTTCGCGGATAAGAACTACTCCCGGTTCGGCGCCGTCGTCCAGCGCGACATTACGGGGCTCGCGCCGAATTACCGGATGACGGAGCTGCAAGGGGCGGTCGGCATCGCGCAGCTGAAGAAGCTCGGCCGGATCTGCGAGCGGCGGACCGTTCTCGGCGACCGCATCACGCAAGGCATCGCCGGCGCGCCGGGCATCCGTCCGCATCGGGTCGAGGCGGGCAACCGCTGCACCTATTGGTTTTATATGCTGCGCTTGGACCTCTCCGCGCTCGACTGCACCCGGGAGCAGTTCTGCCGGGCGCTCGAAGCCGAAGGCGTGCCGAACCGGGCGGGCTACATTCCGTCGGTGCTGTACATGCAGCCGATGTTCCAGAACCGCAGCGCCTACAAGAACAGCGCCTTCCCGTTCGAGCTGTCCGACGTCGCCTACGACGCAGGCTCTTGTCCGGAGGCGGAGGCGATCTTAGAAACCGCGGTGCAAATTCCGGTGAGCGAATTTTACAGCGACGAAGACGCGGAGGCGATCGCCGCCGCGGTCCGAAAGGTGGCGTCCGCATATTCGAAACGATGA
- a CDS encoding heparinase II/III domain-containing protein: MQREAAMMTGIEVLTVRYLEPGERAKLRVRACRQPGVYIEGAAATVSATSADPTVLRVEGDELVGAAVGRATVTVVAAAEDGTTCEERLEIEVVAGAARSGRETAPHPRVLFTEEERLRLKARVAAPETAPPGVDVARIWRELREEGEAYLRETGFRVTYLNAPDVIDVSYPLRQPAPLPNPAGYVDYPFWTMYSRRIEERLVTLSTLYGVTEDDRYAAKVRSMLLDLAAYERWYEFPRRGAEGNLSNAHFTIGVASAYDAVYGTLSEEERSVVRTAILEKGLRPMAIDFGNDDQHNIIVAKQVAMMIAALAIVDEEPAAGKYIERTYDYIRTYLDQRVDSDETEGLMYNNIAAKHLAQAAVALKKACGDASLIEHRFLTEVVPEQFFYFQAAGGEATFATLSDCHPKLDLSYIMSLLAENASNAAAMWYVTTYEPAKQPLLLNLSRGTTPAAPDDYFRGRESKAFPRIGWAAFRSGWGAKDHMLGFTSSPSAKGHNHLDQNHFVMNVAGEWLIRDPGYQDYRPGPKNEFTDGSVGHNVLLINGRGQSRRGGGRLDAWLTSPSFDYGRGDATDSYEGSLRRWKRSVLHVDKSYYLVIDDIALNDPSDRAELLLHGTPDIEQGGEKLAVGAMLDAAAPYAFRGERAAVRVAGWTSAPADAAVTAYAGAEEYGPYVTYRLSADAAGEAIAVALLEPCPDGVDAAPERELRVEARDGGLLVAVDGADRIVVAGPGRRVGAAGGGGGDPAETIRLDGALGRVRGAANGAWPAAVALADGTRLALGERTLLAASSPANAAATYEAAAAELAASLPQAATIDVALPFAPASCVLLGTGEALPFAFRPEDGVATIELPAGEHRATWRAAE; the protein is encoded by the coding sequence ATGCAGCGAGAAGCGGCGATGATGACGGGAATCGAAGTGTTGACGGTACGATACTTAGAGCCGGGCGAACGGGCGAAGCTGCGGGTGCGCGCTTGCCGGCAGCCGGGCGTCTACATAGAGGGAGCGGCGGCGACCGTCTCGGCGACGAGCGCCGATCCGACGGTGCTCCGCGTCGAAGGCGACGAGCTCGTCGGCGCGGCCGTCGGTCGGGCGACGGTGACGGTCGTTGCGGCGGCCGAAGACGGAACGACGTGCGAGGAACGGCTCGAGATCGAAGTCGTCGCCGGCGCTGCCCGGAGCGGACGAGAGACGGCGCCGCATCCGCGCGTCCTGTTCACGGAGGAGGAGCGCCTTCGCCTGAAGGCGCGGGTCGCCGCGCCCGAGACGGCGCCGCCGGGCGTGGACGTCGCGCGCATCTGGCGGGAGCTGCGGGAGGAGGGCGAGGCGTATTTGCGGGAGACGGGCTTCCGGGTGACGTACCTGAACGCGCCGGACGTGATCGACGTCTCGTATCCGCTGCGCCAGCCTGCGCCGCTGCCGAATCCGGCCGGTTATGTCGACTATCCGTTCTGGACGATGTACTCGCGGCGGATCGAGGAGCGGCTCGTGACGCTCTCGACCTTATACGGGGTAACGGAGGACGACCGCTATGCGGCTAAAGTGCGCTCGATGCTGCTCGATCTCGCGGCGTACGAGCGCTGGTACGAGTTCCCGCGGCGCGGCGCGGAGGGGAACCTCAGCAACGCGCATTTCACGATCGGGGTCGCCTCCGCCTACGACGCTGTGTACGGGACGCTGTCCGAAGAGGAGCGGAGCGTCGTTCGAACGGCGATTTTGGAAAAGGGTCTCCGACCCATGGCGATCGACTTCGGTAACGACGATCAACACAACATCATCGTCGCCAAGCAGGTCGCGATGATGATCGCCGCGCTCGCGATCGTCGACGAGGAGCCGGCCGCCGGCAAATATATCGAGCGGACCTACGATTATATAAGGACGTACTTGGACCAACGCGTCGATTCCGACGAGACGGAAGGTCTCATGTACAACAATATCGCGGCGAAGCATCTCGCGCAGGCCGCCGTGGCGCTGAAGAAAGCGTGCGGCGACGCGTCGCTGATCGAGCATCGGTTCTTGACCGAGGTCGTGCCGGAGCAATTTTTCTACTTCCAGGCGGCCGGCGGGGAGGCGACGTTCGCCACGCTGTCGGACTGCCATCCGAAGCTGGACTTGTCGTACATCATGTCGCTGCTGGCGGAGAACGCGTCGAACGCGGCCGCCATGTGGTACGTGACGACGTACGAGCCCGCGAAGCAGCCGCTGCTGCTGAACCTGTCCCGCGGCACGACGCCGGCGGCGCCGGACGATTACTTCCGAGGGCGCGAGTCGAAGGCGTTCCCGCGGATCGGGTGGGCCGCGTTCCGCAGCGGTTGGGGAGCGAAGGACCATATGCTCGGCTTTACGTCGAGCCCGTCGGCCAAAGGACATAATCATCTGGATCAGAATCATTTCGTAATGAACGTGGCCGGCGAATGGCTCATCCGCGATCCGGGCTATCAGGATTATCGCCCCGGGCCGAAGAACGAGTTCACGGACGGCTCGGTCGGCCATAACGTGCTGCTGATCAATGGGCGAGGACAATCGCGGCGCGGCGGCGGACGATTGGACGCTTGGCTGACGTCGCCGAGCTTCGATTACGGCCGCGGGGACGCGACCGATAGCTACGAGGGCTCGCTGCGCCGATGGAAGCGATCTGTGCTGCATGTCGACAAGTCGTATTATCTCGTCATCGACGATATCGCTTTGAACGACCCGTCCGACCGGGCGGAGCTGCTCCTGCATGGGACGCCGGACATCGAGCAGGGCGGCGAGAAGCTTGCCGTCGGCGCTATGCTCGACGCCGCCGCGCCTTACGCGTTCCGCGGCGAGCGGGCGGCCGTCCGCGTCGCGGGCTGGACGTCCGCCCCCGCCGACGCGGCCGTCACGGCATACGCGGGCGCGGAGGAGTACGGGCCGTACGTGACGTACCGGCTGTCCGCGGACGCGGCGGGCGAGGCGATCGCGGTCGCGCTGCTGGAGCCGTGCCCGGACGGCGTCGACGCCGCGCCCGAGCGGGAGCTGCGCGTCGAGGCGCGCGACGGCGGGCTGCTCGTCGCGGTCGACGGCGCGGATCGGATCGTCGTCGCCGGGCCAGGGCGCCGCGTCGGCGCGGCGGGCGGCGGAGGCGGCGATCCGGCGGAGACGATCCGCCTCGACGGCGCGCTCGGCCGCGTTCGCGGCGCGGCGAACGGCGCATGGCCGGCGGCGGTCGCGCTGGCGGACGGCACGCGCCTTGCGCTCGGCGAGAGGACGCTGCTCGCGGCCTCGTCGCCGGCCAACGCCGCCGCGACGTACGAGGCGGCGGCGGCCGAGCTGGCCGCGTCGCTGCCGCAAGCCGCGACGATCGACGTCGCGCTGCCGTTCGCGCCGGCGTCCTGCGTCCTTCTTGGCACGGGCGAAGCGCTGCCGTTCGCGTTCCGCCCGGAGGACGGCGTCGCGACGATCGAGCTGCCCGCCGGCGAGCATCGGGCGACGTGGCGAGCGGCGGAGTAA
- a CDS encoding carbohydrate binding domain-containing protein encodes MIRSIRSALHRYGVISLCLSLVFSGFGFAAGGGLAAAEEAGESGAAVAASAVAASTAAALANPGFEEPAAENGAAPGWTQIFGMGGAGSVTVTQDAYAAGAQSMKLADPTSLEAVGVISDAVAVTPGHKVTVSALVSGEGGGTAELYLRFFSATGALLANLNERVPTPGAAWQRVALTAQVPAGATTGAALLYSSKGNAGTYYFDELTWTSEAPANRFLANAGFEAPPTATGAIPGWTVKSGSAAVSQAQAFEGGNSLYVSNVANTGSGINLESDLIDVEEGATYSLTSNVFLQQGAFQGFYVYVYDEAGRLVKAADGKDFHLYVATLSPVGEWVLASGQFTVQPGGKKAKVSVISGNRRGYQFYLDDVSILKAVENGGFEAEAAEGGAAVPGWRKFAATDGDTFGVSTERFASGARSLVIENEPGKYLNVIGNLIPVEPGATYTAAAKTFIEYGSTGMYVRYFDANGAYLGKQNWSILSEPSMTWFTNYVRADVPQDAAYAAVMFAGSNRTTYKYYIDDVALTKGLHIVEEEPIPENSIVNVGVDLGVQIRKATVMRGDIGKFGDGRDVIYTVVQGAPSVFTAIDIDTEEVVYSEQLPDTSGAWSVKVSGDGTVYLGAFNLGLLYRYFPATGEMKNLGHPLPTKDSVLYPMDAGPDGKMYGGNYPSGSVYEYDPATNAFTDFGTMSYRDSGERWVRVTVYDEENHKIYAGVGNQARLVEYDIATKTKRDLLPAKYADITSVYDLDLVDGKLFVKKEANDAYEMFVLDAATGEQIVMTNGDSGERVDEVINYSRGVSPKSPIDDKLYFAGAAGALFEYDLSTDAFRSLGVSIDGAAIGYGYVQLDEPGFPGYSLVGLSGNGGKMFKYNLETGNVKVTDVMLPAEPVDIHSIVKGPDGNIYTSGYLAGNLGMYDPGSGASKYFNGIGQGEAMASVGGKLYIGAYPDAKIYEYDLAKPWNRDNPDLLNPRLAFDLNARPNIPGYTFQDRPFGMAGSEERGELYVGTVPENGLLGGALAVYDVDGGGEPDVYFDLVPDQSILSLVYQDGMLYGGTSIHGGQGGTPTASEAVLFAFDPATKRKTFEIVPVPGKTSITALHAGPDGNVWGLANGTLFIFDPATQQVVYSHDAFPAASGRWIDGAFETGTDGNVYGTVDGKFFKVDAATMEVTALATQARKLAQDDFGNFYLYTPSGTNLYRYTIPELLVGLSGAKLETEETFVRVGERMPFSIIGLLEKGRATRNLSGATIEYAFSKPNHARVEADGTVTALQPGNQRVSVRVTLGGVTVESNEVNLVVSNASEQADPNVPSAPGQ; translated from the coding sequence ATGATTCGGTCGATTCGATCCGCACTTCATCGTTATGGCGTTATTTCGCTTTGCTTATCGCTTGTCTTCTCCGGCTTCGGATTCGCTGCGGGAGGAGGCTTGGCGGCGGCGGAGGAAGCAGGCGAGAGCGGGGCTGCGGTCGCGGCGAGCGCCGTCGCGGCAAGCACAGCCGCGGCGTTGGCGAACCCCGGCTTCGAGGAGCCGGCCGCGGAGAACGGGGCGGCGCCCGGTTGGACGCAAATTTTCGGCATGGGCGGGGCGGGCTCCGTCACGGTGACGCAGGACGCGTATGCCGCCGGCGCGCAAAGCATGAAGCTCGCCGATCCGACGAGCCTGGAGGCGGTCGGCGTCATCAGCGACGCCGTCGCGGTTACGCCGGGCCACAAGGTGACGGTATCGGCGCTCGTCAGCGGCGAGGGCGGCGGGACCGCCGAGCTGTACCTGCGCTTCTTCAGCGCGACGGGCGCGCTGCTCGCGAACTTGAACGAGCGGGTGCCGACGCCGGGCGCGGCGTGGCAGCGCGTCGCCTTGACGGCGCAGGTGCCGGCGGGCGCGACGACGGGGGCGGCGCTGCTGTACTCGTCCAAGGGCAACGCCGGTACGTACTACTTCGACGAACTGACGTGGACGTCGGAGGCGCCGGCGAACCGGTTCCTCGCCAACGCGGGCTTCGAGGCGCCGCCGACGGCGACCGGCGCCATCCCCGGCTGGACGGTGAAGTCCGGATCCGCGGCGGTCAGCCAGGCGCAAGCGTTCGAAGGCGGCAACAGCTTGTACGTCAGCAACGTAGCGAATACGGGGAGCGGCATTAACCTTGAGAGCGATCTGATCGATGTCGAGGAGGGCGCGACGTATTCGCTGACCTCGAACGTTTTCCTGCAGCAGGGGGCGTTCCAAGGCTTCTATGTGTACGTATACGACGAAGCGGGTCGACTCGTGAAAGCCGCGGACGGGAAGGACTTCCACCTGTACGTCGCGACGTTGTCTCCCGTTGGCGAGTGGGTGCTGGCTTCCGGACAATTCACGGTGCAGCCCGGCGGCAAGAAGGCGAAGGTGTCGGTCATCTCCGGCAACCGCCGCGGCTACCAGTTCTACCTCGACGACGTCAGCATCCTGAAGGCCGTGGAGAACGGCGGCTTCGAAGCGGAAGCGGCCGAAGGCGGAGCGGCGGTGCCGGGCTGGCGGAAGTTCGCGGCGACCGACGGCGATACGTTCGGCGTGTCGACCGAGCGATTCGCGAGCGGCGCCCGCAGCCTCGTCATCGAGAACGAACCTGGGAAATACCTCAACGTCATCGGGAATCTCATTCCGGTGGAGCCGGGCGCGACGTATACGGCCGCGGCCAAGACGTTCATCGAATACGGCTCGACCGGGATGTACGTGCGCTACTTCGACGCGAACGGCGCGTATCTCGGCAAGCAGAACTGGAGCATTCTCTCCGAGCCGTCCATGACGTGGTTCACGAATTACGTGCGCGCGGACGTGCCGCAGGACGCCGCGTACGCCGCCGTCATGTTCGCGGGCAGCAATCGGACGACGTATAAGTATTACATCGACGACGTCGCGTTGACCAAGGGACTTCACATTGTGGAAGAGGAGCCGATTCCGGAAAACTCGATCGTGAACGTCGGCGTCGATCTCGGCGTCCAAATTCGCAAGGCGACCGTCATGCGCGGCGATATCGGCAAGTTCGGCGACGGCCGAGACGTGATCTATACGGTCGTCCAAGGGGCGCCGTCCGTCTTTACGGCGATCGACATCGACACGGAAGAGGTCGTCTACAGCGAGCAGCTGCCGGATACGTCCGGGGCATGGTCGGTGAAGGTGTCGGGCGACGGAACGGTGTACCTCGGCGCCTTCAACCTCGGCTTGCTGTACCGATACTTCCCGGCGACGGGCGAGATGAAGAACCTGGGGCATCCGCTGCCGACGAAGGATTCGGTGCTGTATCCGATGGATGCGGGTCCGGACGGCAAAATGTACGGCGGCAACTACCCGTCCGGCAGCGTCTACGAGTACGATCCGGCGACGAACGCGTTTACGGACTTCGGCACGATGTCGTACCGGGACAGCGGCGAGCGGTGGGTGCGCGTCACGGTGTACGACGAGGAAAATCATAAGATTTACGCCGGCGTCGGCAACCAAGCGCGTCTGGTGGAATACGATATCGCCACGAAAACGAAGCGAGACCTCCTCCCGGCGAAATACGCCGACATCACGTCGGTGTACGACCTGGATCTCGTCGACGGCAAGCTGTTCGTAAAGAAGGAAGCGAACGACGCGTACGAAATGTTCGTGCTCGACGCCGCCACGGGCGAGCAAATCGTCATGACGAACGGCGATTCCGGCGAACGGGTCGACGAAGTGATTAACTACTCTCGCGGCGTATCGCCGAAGTCGCCGATCGACGACAAGCTGTATTTCGCGGGCGCGGCCGGAGCGTTGTTCGAGTACGACCTGTCGACCGACGCGTTCCGTTCGCTCGGCGTCAGCATCGACGGCGCCGCGATCGGCTACGGATACGTCCAGCTCGACGAACCGGGCTTCCCGGGCTACAGCCTGGTCGGCTTGTCCGGCAACGGCGGCAAGATGTTCAAGTACAACCTCGAGACCGGCAACGTGAAGGTGACCGACGTCATGCTGCCCGCCGAGCCGGTGGACATTCATAGCATCGTGAAAGGTCCGGACGGCAACATCTACACCTCCGGCTACTTGGCCGGCAACCTGGGCATGTACGATCCGGGCAGCGGCGCGAGCAAATATTTCAACGGGATCGGGCAAGGCGAAGCGATGGCGTCCGTCGGCGGCAAGCTGTACATCGGCGCCTACCCCGACGCGAAAATCTACGAATACGATCTAGCGAAGCCGTGGAACCGCGATAATCCGGACTTGCTCAATCCGAGGCTCGCCTTCGACTTGAACGCGCGCCCGAACATCCCGGGGTACACGTTCCAGGACCGTCCGTTCGGCATGGCCGGATCCGAGGAGCGGGGCGAGCTGTACGTCGGTACGGTCCCGGAAAACGGCCTCCTCGGCGGCGCCCTAGCCGTCTACGACGTCGACGGAGGCGGCGAGCCGGACGTGTACTTCGACCTTGTGCCGGACCAGAGCATCCTGTCGCTCGTCTACCAAGACGGCATGCTGTACGGCGGCACATCGATTCACGGAGGCCAAGGCGGAACGCCGACGGCGTCCGAGGCGGTGCTGTTCGCGTTCGACCCGGCGACGAAGCGGAAGACGTTCGAGATCGTCCCGGTGCCGGGCAAGACGTCGATTACCGCGCTGCACGCGGGACCGGACGGCAACGTCTGGGGACTCGCGAACGGGACGTTGTTCATTTTCGATCCGGCGACCCAACAAGTCGTATACAGCCACGACGCGTTCCCGGCCGCATCCGGCCGGTGGATCGACGGCGCGTTCGAAACCGGAACCGACGGGAACGTGTACGGAACGGTGGACGGGAAGTTCTTTAAAGTCGACGCGGCGACGATGGAAGTGACGGCGCTGGCGACCCAGGCGCGGAAGCTGGCGCAGGACGATTTCGGCAACTTCTACTTATATACGCCGAGCGGAACGAACCTGTACCGGTATACGATTCCGGAGCTGCTGGTCGGCCTCTCGGGCGCGAAGCTCGAGACGGAAGAGACGTTCGTGCGGGTCGGCGAGCGGATGCCGTTTTCGATCATAGGGTTGTTGGAAAAGGGACGCGCCACGCGAAACCTGAGCGGCGCGACGATCGAATACGCGTTCAGCAAGCCGAACCACGCGCGCGTCGAAGCGGACGGCACGGTTACGGCGCTGCAGCCCGGCAATCAGCGGGTAAGCGTCCGAGTGACGCTCGGCGGCGTCACGGTCGAATCGAACGAGGTGAACCTCGTCGTCTCCAACGCATCGGAGCAAGCCGATCCGAACGTGCCGAGCGCGCCGGGGCAGTAA
- a CDS encoding ABC transporter permease codes for MEHPPMTTNEPTRSLPAASSFARVWKRLLKEKYLFLLLLPGLLYFIVYRYVPMVGITIAFKDYSPFLGFADSPWVGFKHFRTLLGSSEVVQVLWNTLAISFLQIVFAFPAPIVLALLLNEVRSQTYKRIVQSIVYLPHFLSWVVVVGIVFIFFRNDGIVNDVLRIYFGAEEPIRFLTEPGWFRPFIVAEVIWKEVGWGTIIFLAALSGVDPHLYEAATIDGASRWKQMWHVTLPAIRSTIVILLILRLGDVLDTGFEQIWLQLNAFNMGVGNTLDTYVYYKGIQQSDYSFSTAVGLFKGLIGLILVVGANKLAKRFGEEGVY; via the coding sequence ATGGAACATCCACCGATGACAACGAACGAGCCGACGCGCTCCTTACCCGCGGCTTCCTCCTTCGCAAGAGTTTGGAAGAGGCTGCTCAAGGAAAAGTACTTATTCCTGCTGTTGCTTCCCGGATTGCTCTATTTTATCGTCTATCGATACGTGCCGATGGTCGGCATCACGATCGCCTTCAAGGATTACAGCCCGTTCCTGGGCTTCGCGGACAGTCCCTGGGTCGGCTTCAAGCACTTCCGCACGCTGCTGGGCAGCTCGGAGGTCGTGCAGGTGCTCTGGAACACGCTGGCGATCTCCTTCCTGCAGATCGTCTTCGCCTTCCCGGCGCCGATCGTGCTGGCGCTCCTGCTTAACGAGGTGCGCAGCCAGACGTATAAGCGCATCGTGCAATCGATCGTCTACCTGCCGCACTTCTTGTCCTGGGTCGTCGTCGTCGGCATCGTCTTCATCTTCTTCCGCAACGACGGCATCGTGAACGACGTGCTCCGCATCTACTTCGGCGCGGAGGAGCCGATCCGCTTCCTGACCGAACCGGGCTGGTTCCGGCCGTTCATCGTCGCGGAGGTCATCTGGAAGGAAGTCGGCTGGGGCACGATCATCTTCCTCGCCGCGCTCTCCGGGGTCGACCCGCATCTGTACGAGGCGGCGACGATCGACGGCGCGAGCCGCTGGAAGCAGATGTGGCACGTGACGCTCCCGGCCATCCGCAGCACGATCGTCATCTTGCTCATCTTGCGGCTCGGGGACGTGCTCGATACCGGCTTCGAACAAATCTGGCTGCAGCTGAACGCCTTCAACATGGGCGTCGGCAACACGCTCGATACGTACGTGTACTACAAAGGCATTCAACAATCCGATTACAGCTTCTCCACGGCGGTCGGGCTGTTCAAGGGCTTGATCGGCCTCATCCTCGTCGTCGGCGCCAACAAGCTCGCGAAGCGATTCGGCGAAGAGGGCGTCTACTAA